In Methanomassiliicoccus sp., the genomic stretch CATGCCAGAGTTCCAGAGATCCCTTATCTGTCGAGATTCGTCCCAGGTTCCTTCCTCGACGGTCAAGGATGGACCCCCGCAGATACTACGACATAGACGAAGATCAGAGCGGAGACCAACCACACAATCAAAAAGAGCAGGACGGTAAGGGCGAACCCGGAGGGTCGGCGCAGCTCGGCATCGGTGTACGCCATCTATACCGCCTCCGGCTGTTTCTTTCCGGCCTTCCTTGCGCTCCTAGGCCTTTGGCGTACATTCACTAGTTTACTAGCTCCCGTGAAGCCTAGACCCGCAACGAATCGACTACAGGGAGGACAGGTTGCGCAAGTGTCGCCCTTGCACCTCTGCGTCATTGTGTCGCAGACCTCGATCTCTCGGCCGAGGTCGTCCACCCGCCCGCAGAAGTCGCAACAGTCGGAGAATACCTTCTCTCCGCTCAGAATCTCACCCCCCGGGGCAGGGGAAATAGCGGATTTCGGCAGGGTCCGCTGTGCGGAATCCCGCAGAGGTGACATTCTGAGCCAAGGACCGAGATCAGATTGGTCAGGTGAGAAGTGTACCTTTCGGCCTCATCCAGGAAATCCAATGTCTTTATATTGGAAAAGCCCTATCGAGGGGGTGCGGGCTCGTGGCTTAGCCTGGATATAGCACTGGCCTTCTACCATGGTCAACCGTGGAAGCAAGTCAGTGGTCTCGGGTTCGAAACCTTCTCGCGAAGGCGAAATTCCCGACGAGCCCGCCATTTCCCAATCCAAACCTTCATATGGGCCCGATGATTCAGGGCAAGAATAGCAGCTGAGGAATACTGATGAAGAGAAGCTCACGCGCTTGGAAAAAGCGAGGCAAGCAGAGATGGAAGTGGCGCAAGAAGAAGATGAGGCGCCGCAAGCGCGCGCAGAAGATGCGCAAGGTATAACACTGACCAGTGGGGGTATGGGCTAACACGGTATACTCGCGGGCTCCAGTTATACGGGAATGAAAGTAAACGGGTTTGCCGACCAGTGACGACTGACTGGAGCGTTGACCCGTACGATTCCGACAGGGTCGCTCCCTGTCTGGTGGAAACCCGCTGATCTGGGTTCAAATCCCAGTGCCCCCACTCCTTCGTCTGGCTCAGGCCTTTTTTGGCCTGAACAGATTTGTACATTTTCTCCTATCTGGCTACCCTCATTTTCTTTGGCGGCGATTTTTGCATAAGCTCCGCATTTGAAACCACCACCTCTCCCTGACCTAGTTCCATCCTTGCCCTTATCATTTCCAGGTAGTCGTACACCTTCCTCTGTGCCTTTCCCTGTTCGGCCACGGTGATTCCCAGGTATCGAATGGTTTGCTTTTCCGAGGTATGGCCTAGCGCCTCCATGATCTCCACAAGTTTCACGTCCGCGAAGTAGGCTAGCCTCGCCCCCGTCCGGCGTAGCGTATGATTCCCTATCTTTCTGGCAATCCCCGCCCTCCTCGCTACTCTCTCCACAATGCTGTCCAGCCCTGAGTCTGAGTAGCCCTTCACACGCTTCCCCTTCTGATAGATCAGGAAGTCCTCCGGCTCCTTGAACGGCTCCTGGGGTCTCTTCCTCTTCCCGGTTCGCCAGCTCGTCTCGTAGTAGTGCTTCGCGCTGGCCGCCATCTCCTCCCTTAACGAGAGGTAGTAACCCACTTCCTGCCCGGTCTCCGGAGCCCAGGCTAAGGTTCTCCACTTGCCTCCGCCTCTCCCCTTCCCATGCACCTGAACGATTCCCTCCAGGTCCGGCTCCATGCTGTCCATCAGCTCCCGGATGGAATCCAGCTTGAGCCGCCTCACTTCGCATCGCCGAAGCCACAGACGAAGCTCCATGTGAATGACAATGCGTTCTA encodes the following:
- a CDS encoding tyrosine-type recombinase/integrase — encoded protein: MPEQLRYVERLARAYLSKKTKHRRLSVDNAERYLPIIMRMATTLSNAGLHTTPTKMGEPEIECLLAYYGELDTDTQRWMFSILSGFLDFYGNTVYKDMMITWPAETRTNVDWLTPEEAIRMLDAAQGIERIVIHMELRLWLRRCEVRRLKLDSIRELMDSMEPDLEGIVQVHGKGRGGGKWRTLAWAPETGQEVGYYLSLREEMAASAKHYYETSWRTGKRKRPQEPFKEPEDFLIYQKGKRVKGYSDSGLDSIVERVARRAGIARKIGNHTLRRTGARLAYFADVKLVEIMEALGHTSEKQTIRYLGITVAEQGKAQRKVYDYLEMIRARMELGQGEVVVSNAELMQKSPPKKMRVAR